CAGtgacagggagcaagacaaggtgacacagagagagggagagagaggcaaaagggatggagaggccaaaatgagcgctccacagcctcccctccctcgccccgacccccgtttccccgttaactcccgGTACCCGCCGCCAGACCCCACGGACGCGTTTGCCcgggaggcagctgttcaaacgggattgagacggcgcgctctgattggctgctttccaccccgccgcgcagtcctcctattggatgctccttcccgcgctccgcgcccaggtgcccgcctcagcgtcggacctgactgaggactgcgcAATTTGGGCATGCACAGTACGGagaccgcaacgcccgcccctccggcaacctcattggctgcctTGGCACATCAATTGCCATTCTCCCCGCctatcggcgctccgcccctccagccctcccgagcgatctgattggcccgctctgcatcctcacccgcctcgtctgtcttctttaagcaagttctgtttcaagcacagcctctccttggggggaaaaaaatgcccgctccgagctcccaaacaccaggcagccgcggggaaaccagtgaaagccaagacccacagcggcaacgtcaagtgccatttggcttcaattctgatcacgcgcttaaaagcctctctcggtccTACCAATGACTGCTCCTTttctggaaggacaagctgaacgTCCTAAACTGAAGACTGCACGGAACGCAACTCCActggcagccaatttgcctcttctccggcttccccgTGGAATATCTTGTATCGCCCTCCAACTCGCAAATgttcttccccagtccacggccccACACGCGGAATCTCCTGAGCGGTGAGCGGAATCAACCGCGCAGGATTTTCTTCACGGCATGGAGAAGGCGACGCTGGCAAAAAAGCAGGCCAAAGCACCTGAACCCATCTGCCGCCCCCAGACCGCGGCCAAGAGACAGGGAGCAccctgcccgaggggccgcgcaccccgcggctccggccggcaggtctctctcccctccgccccccggcaccgaggaggcgctgccgcctcgcccgcgccccctggcagcggggccgccccgggagagccgggggacCCCGCCTCGCCGCTGCCCCCGGGAAGGGCGCGGACGGGCGCGGGTTTAATccccgagggagagagaggccgggctccccgcgctcacctccccagggaaagcGCGGCCAAGggccgctccagctccgagcAGCTCCCGCTCGTTGCTGCCGCAGGTCACTTCGGCTCCGCCTGACGCGGCCCCCGGGCAGCGCGTGCGCGCCCCCTCCGTCTGCCGCAGCTCTGGCTCGTCGAGGCCCCCCGCCTCCGCAGCTCCCGCTCCcgacgagctctgtgcagcagcctgggcttcccgcgAGGTCACAGATCCACTGCTGCCAAAAGAACGAGGGTTGGGATTATCCCTTCTAAGAAGCCatcgagggagggatgtcgttttcacaccaatggggacctgacccccgtcggggggacgGACACTGACACGCAGAGACCTGACCGCGAACCCCTGCGGGTCAAACAGCGTCTCTGCCCCaggccgtgcgctgcagtaccagagtttcgccacagggcggcagcactgaggcgcgccgcggcacctctttggggcggccgggtgcagcaccgcgctttgcccgcagcctttccttccttgtccaatttatacaacggcctcggctcATCAGATttcgccagggctgctctcctcgcattaccaccaggtggttccccaatccctttcccgcgagctaaaataccccctAACGGGCTCTTTTTCAGAGCACCGCTACTacgccgtcctcccgttacgcggTCACACAGGACGAcactcatcttgtaacagagacaagcaataACTATGAAAGCTTCTAGcagcactccacaggcaatactaaaacctacTCACGACATACCaccctcacaagttgtgctccaagtttatccctccctctccaaaacaaaacaattccggcacgcggctcaagtctgtctaacgctcagcgccgcaATTGGGACGCTCGGCGACACAGGCGGCTTCACAACGCTCACGCCCCTTGCAccctaaagccaccgcagcttctgCTGTAGTTTTTGGCATTCGAGTGCATAGTCAGAACCAAGGCCTATCCGAGAATtaaaccgaactgcggtacgcctcaccgctacgtacggaGCCGGCTCTACACCACGACTGAGCGCTGGAACAACCGataccaaaagctggccgcacaAGCAACCCCACAGCAAGTACCGTACGCCTTTAAGGCGCTCGCAAGCCAGTACGCGCTATCCTGCCTAAATTCTGTACCGCGACTTACGGACGAGGGCCTTGCGAGCGCGTGCCCGGTCCCGGCTCTCAGCGAAgaaagacccctcgccagaggtCCTCATCCGTGTCATTTGCATGTGCACGTACCACAAGCCCCCGAAAGTGGGAGGGCTCCcctaggaaaacaaagcgggggcagcgccccaaacagccgcagcccccggcccgcaggccggcagccgccccccggcacggcaacgcttccggccgacccgagaagggagccgttcgtgacGGCcagtatcgacaccccccttttccaggcagctcggggAACTCTCTTTGCCAGTGTTGCCTTGGTACATTTCCCTCGTCCAGCTGCTCCTGTCTGTACCCTGTATACACTATtaagatggttttctaggcacgtttcccattgcctggtTAGCATGATACTAACCCTAACCAtgatcctaaccctaaccctaaactgACCCTGTCCCTGACAATAACACTCACCATATCCCTAACATATGATAACCATAAGCCTAAAGCTCACCATGACCGTAaactaagcctaaccctaacgctaagtctaaacctaaaccaaccttaatcctaaccctaaaccaaaccctaaccctaacctagccctgaccctaaccgtaaccctgacccaaAACCTAACTTAAGTTTAACCATAACCATAAACCTCAGTATACCCataacctaagcctaaccctaacgctacgactaaccctaaaccaaacCTAAACCTATCCCTAACCGtaatcctaatcctaaacctaaacctaaccctaaccctaaccataacctagCCCTGACCCtgaccgtaaccctgaccctaaacctaacttAAGTTTAACCATAACCATAAACCTAAGCATACCCGAAACCTAAGCCGAATCCTAACGATACTTCTAATAATAAACAAACCCTAATCAAAACCCTAACCGtgatcctaaccctaacctgacACTGACCATAAAACTCACCATAACCCTAACATAtgtttaaccataaccctaaagcTCACCAAAACCATAaactaagcctaaccctaacgctaagtCTAAACCTAAATCAAACCTAAACCTATCCCTAAAGgtactcctaaccctaaccataacctagccctgaccctgaccataaccctgacccaaAACCTAACATAagtttaaccataaccctaaagctcaccataaccgtaacctaagcctaaccctaacgctaagtctaaacctaaaccaaccttgatcctaaccctaaccctaacctagcACTGACCCtgaccgtaaccctgacccaaACCTAACTTAAATATAACCATAACCATAAACCTCAGCATACCCGAAACCTAAGCCTAATCCTAACGATACTTCTAACCATAAACAAACCCTAGTcaaaaccctaaccctaacctgacACTGACCATAACACTCACCACAACCCTAACATAtgtttaaccataaccctaaagcTGACCATAACCATAACTtagcctaaccctaacgctaagtctaaacctaaaccaaccttaatcctaaccctaaccctaaccctagccctaaccctaacctagcCCGACCCTGACCGTAAACCTGACCCAAAACCTAACTTAAGTTTAACCATATCTCTAAACCTCATCATACCCataacctaagcctaaccctaacgctacatctaaccctaaaccaaacCTAAACCTATCCCTAaccgtaatcctaaccctaaccctaacgtgACACTGACCCTGACCATAAAACTCACCGTAACCCTAACATATGTTTAACCATAACCTTAAAGCTCACCTTAAccgtaacctaagcctaacactTACGCTAAGTATAAACATAAACCAaacttaatcctaaccctaaccataaacctaacactaacctagTCCTGACCCtgaccgtaaccctgaccctaaacctaacttAAGTTTAACCATATCCCTAAACCTCAGCATACCCGTAAcataagcctaaccctaacgctacgtctaaccctaaaccaaacCTAAACCTATCCCTAACTgtactcctaaccctaacctagcCCTGACCCtgaccgtaaccctgacccaaAACCTAACAATTTTAACCATAACCATAAACCTCAGCATACCTGTAACCTAAGCATAACCCTAACGCTACgtctaaccctaaaccaaacctaaacctaaccctaaccataatcctaaccctaaccctaaacctgtCAAGATTAACCATAACCATAAACCTCAGCATACCCGTAACCTAAGCATAACCCCAACGCTACGTCTAAGCATAAACCAACCCTAATCCTAGCCCGAACCGtgatcctaaccctaaacctaacactaactctaaccctaacctagcCCTGACCCtgaccgtaaccctgaccctaaacctaacaAGTTTAACCATAACCATAAACCTCATCATACCCataacctaagcctaaccctaacgctacaTCTAACCTTAATCCAAACCTAAACCTATCCCTAaccgtaatcctaaccctaaccctatccctaaccctagccctaaccctaacctagaCCTGACCCTGACCCAAAACCTAAGTTAAGTTTAACTTAAGTTTAACCTAAGCATAACCCCAACGCTACatctaaccctaaaccaaacCTAAACCTATCCCTAaccgtaatcctaaccctaaccctaaacctaaccctaaccccaaccctaacctagccctgaccctgaccataaccctgacccaaAACCTAACAagtttaaccataaccctaaacctcagCATACCCGTAAACTAATACTAATCCTAACACTACTTCTAACCCTAAGtcaaaccctaatcctaaccctaaccatgataatacccctaaacctaaccctaacctcaccctgaccctgaccataacACTCACCATAACCCTAACATAtgtttaaccataaccctaaagctcaccataaccgtaacctaaGGCTAACCCTAAAGCTAAGTCTAAACCTAAAccaaccttaatcctaaccctaaccataattctaaccccaaccctaactctaacctagTCCTGACCCtgaccgtaaccctgacccaaAACCTAAGTTAAGTTTAACCGTCACTATTTAGTGAttcctttccatttctctttaaCCAATCTAAAGCTTTGACTCTATTATTTGCTTCTGAGCTTTGTTGCCTCCAGTCTCACTCAGGGCtctgttataatttaaatattaaatactccaaatcactttccaatgctgtttaaaatgtaaaacttCCTTACTTTGTTTCAAATACAGTCAATCATGTCTGCAATTTATTGCATAATGGCTGTCCAAATGAAGCTGTTAATGACTCCAAAtcagttttctgcttttgtaatttaaaaagtaattccAAACTATTAGTTTTTTAAACTACAATACAGATTGGAAATAATTACTGCCTAGTTTATTAAGTAACAGCTGATGTTAAATTTAGTTATTGCTCGCacctaaatatttcatttatttacactttaatatttttgtcattaCATTACTACTAAGTGGATTGACTAGcacacatcatttttttttaatataaactagAGTTTTTTCTCTACAGGTATTACTTCCAATTAGTGCTCCAATATTTATATTCCactatttttagttttattgtATAAATCGGGGGTCATTACTGCCTGCAGAGTTTTAAGTAATAGCTGGAGTAGATTATAGACATTATTTACTCCCAAAGACTCCTCTAGTTATGGTTATTTAAGTTTTAATTCTAAATGTCTTACAGTAAATAAGTAGTTACAATAATAAAACACAAGGACCTTGGAATTTCCAGGCAAACCCACCGCAGCGCCTCGACGTGTCCGGAGATCGTCGGTGCCGGCTCCGCCAACAACGCGCCCAACCAACCCACGGGAGGAGACTCAGCCCAGACTCCTGCGTCATCACGCCGCGCCGCAGGGAGCGCGCGGTCTCCGCCATGGTGCAGCTCGGTAAGTGCCCGCGGACGGGGCTcagccgcccggcccggccccgctgctcACCGCTCCCCCTCTCTTGCAGGCAGCCCCCTCCTGAGGGCTTACCGCGGCGGGCACGTCGTCATCCGCCTCGCCCTCGGGGGCTGCACCAACCGGCCCTTCTTCCGCATCGTGGCGGCGCACAGCCGGCGCGCCCGGGACGGGAAGTACCTGGAGCAGCTCGGCTGCCTCGACCCGCTGCCCAACGCCCACGGCGAGCGGGTGGCGGGGCTCAACCTGGAGCGGCTGCGCCACTGGCTGGGCTGCGGCGCGCAGCTCTCCCGGCCCGCCGAGAAGCTCCTGGGTAGGCCCGCAGCTACCGACTGGGCGGCGGCCCGGGGCGGCTCGGCGCAGCTCGGCCCAGCTCACCGCCTCTCCCTGCAGGTCTGGCGGGGTTCCTGCCGCTCCACCCCATGACGGTGACGGGCGCCGAGAGGCTGCGGCGGCGGCGAGCGCAGGAGGCCCCCACAGCGCCTGCGGACGGCTCGCCGGGGCCCGGCGCCGCGCGCTGAGACACCCTGGCCGAGGGGCTGCACCGTCCCCTCAGTGCTCTGACCGCATTAAAGCGTCATTTGCACACTCTACACTGTGCGTGTGCTGCTCTCTCCATTGACCATGGCTGCCGAATTTAGAGCAGCAGAAGGGATTTTCCTAGTACAATTTAGCCCAAGCTTctaaataagtaagtaaataaaaccTGGTATACTGAGCTTATAAAGCATCATTCTCAGACAGCTGTTGTGATGCTGTCAGCAGGTGAGGACTGTGAACCAATTACAATGAGCAATTCTAGTGTCTTGCAAATGGTCAAAGTGCAGCACAGTGCTGGAAAAAGGGTATGGCTGAGGCTTCCTGGAGTTTgctagagaaaagcagcagcagttgccTACAAGCACCAAACACCACTTATACTTCGGGCTGAACCTGCTTTTCTTTGGAGCCATGATGGCCTGTTGCTTAAGGGCGCTGTGCATAGTAACGTAACACATAAGGATTTAGGTTCAAGGGTGTATATGTTACTGTGGACACTCCAACAAATACTCTAGAGCAAGGGCTAGAGAAAAAGGAGCAggaattttcctttcttggtAGGAAGAAGCTATTCAACTTACTCAGCTATACTGtcaccttcccctcctcccccaacAGTTGTGTAGGCTAAAAAAAATAGCGGCATACAAGGAGCATAAGGCAGAGGGAAAGCAGAGTGGCATAGGGCTGACGCACAGCAAAAGCTAGGCTTAAAGAAAGCGACGGATGAAGTTTTAGTCTCTAGCATAGTAAATCTTCATAGCATTTCATAGCAATACTGTTAAATTCGTCATGTTTAAGTAGCTCTTGTTAGCTTGGTTAGCAGTCTACTCACACAAACCAAAATCTTCATTTCTGCTCTGACGCTGTGATTTCTTCTGTCAGCTGTTCCATTGGCTACGGCAACAAAATTTGTTACCTTTCGATTGAGAAACTATGGCTGGATCCtagagcaaaaccaaaccaaatatgCTTGCATATGGCTTACATATATGGCAAATACTGTATCATCCCCACTGCAGACTGTTCCTCAGTCTGCAGACCCTGTGCCTCATTCACATTTTAATTCACCTGATTAACGTTACTCATTCCCTGCTTTCTTCGTGGTCCAAGAATACTTCTGTTTTCCATACACCGGACAGCTGGAAATTTGCCACGTTAAACACAGGCCCACTTCCACTGGCACCTTCCTTTCCACTGATGCTGCTACAGAAGCAACACCCTGGGGCAGGGGAACAGCAGCGGAGAGTTGCTGCAGCCATCTCCTCAGTGAACATCAACAAAAACCTTCCAGCAAAAATATAGGCTAAATGAATCGTTAACAACCAGAAGTATGGAAATTGTCAATTTAGGCAAATTACGCAGATGCTGGAGATTTCCCTTGGCATTTCAGCTCCAGTAGTCATGGAATTCTCAAGTTATTGTACTTAATGCAACTGGCATCTAGAAGTCCCTCACTAAGGCTGTCTTCCAATCTGAGGGAGAACATACCTTAAGAAAGCCACCTTCTACCCAAAGGCAAATTATCTTTTCAATAGAGTGCATCTCCTATAGAGTAAAAGATGACTAACTGCTCATTAGTAGAAAATCCATTGTCTAGACAACTCTTTTCAAATAGTTCCCAATAtagtttttatatatgtatatatacagtCATgcaatttgattttatttaattcttgaaaatacttattttcttcattcGAAAATACAGCAGAACTTCTAAATCATTAGGTTGTCTTTTTTGAGAGACAAGGCAGAGGTCGAGTGAACTGCAGACACACTCTGAAATGGTTACAGCTAGGTTAATTAGGTGCTTAATTAGGAGACCATTAGGTGCTTTCTCCATCCCTCtccccattttcctttcttctgtacatgtgttatatatacatttatgaATATCCACAAATAGTTGACATCAAACAACTTTTAATGATAAGGGCTTACTTAATAAAAATTAACCTTTTGGCACTGCCGAAGAGATTAAACTACATCATAGTGTAAAATCACTTCCCAGCCTAAATTCATGCATCTCACTTCTAAACAGCTGCTTGCAGATTTAGAGGGAGTATTTGAAGGGTTTGTATTGCAAAAGGCAAATATCACTTTGCAGCTCACAGTGCAACAGTGACCACATACAGTGATTTCTGCAGAACACAAATGTatggcaaaggaagaaaataagcaatGCCTACTTTCAAAGTTATTTCTATGGGCTGTGTGACTTCCAACTCTGCATGACGGTGCCAGGCAGTGGGTTTTTTCCAGACACCACCAGCATTGCTCCAAGCCTCAAATTAACATACATTGGCCTTGACTTAAAAGTACAATGTATGTAAACACTACACAAATACATATACACAATAAAGTCCATATttgataaaactgaaaatgtaataCATATTCTATTAGGCAATGCATATGGGCATAACAATAGTTTTATAACTATAGAAACATATTTTGTAATATTATTTACAGGTGGAAGCAGAGACAAACATTACCatcaaatacatttatttcatcCATTCTGTGAAACTTTTGAAGATCCTTGCTTACAACAAAACGATCTGCAACTCCAGCTACCTAGAAAAGGAAAGTACTCGTGACTCATTTAGTGCCATAGTGCTAGCTACAAAACTtaagcagagaaaacattttaagaagtAGTAAGAAGTAATACCCCACTAGCTAGTGGGAccggaaaaaaggaaaaagtttaaaagtttgataaggaagagaaattaaggaccaaaaagtaatgaaaaattcTCCAAAGTTGAGTCTTTAAATTGTCAGAAATCAGATGTGCCAAATGTACAATTTCTCATGCTATTTTGTTCTAGCTTCATCCTGAACTTTCTTGGAAACGGCTGTCCCATCATCAAGGAAATGGCACATCAGATATTCCTATAAATATGATGCTACCTAAGCCCAAAGATGAACAGACTCAGCAATCTGACAGTCCTTTACCTCTGAGTGCTTGACTTTGTAACTTCAGTAGTGTTCCTCCATTTAAGTAAACACTGAGTAGCGTGAAATTTGcttctcaaattaaaaaaaaaaaaaattaatactcGGGGTCAGACAATAAAAACAAGAGGTTCTTACAAGTTGCGCATTATGCTTTCAGCACTGGAGTACAGTAAGCCACAACAGCTAAAGATTACACACATTACTTCATCTTGGCATCATAGGTCAAGAACCAGAATAAACTTAGGTGAACAGTCAAGTACAACTCGTTTAAAAGAGTGACCCTCCAGAGAAAACCCTTCTTCTGGACCTAAAGATGAGTTAAGCAAAAATAACCTCTACGGGGATGCCGCACACAGCACatgtaaaaaaccaaaatgcccATCAGCCTTGGTAAAACCTTGGCTGCCTATTCAAGTACAGAGGTAGGCTGACGGGAATCCTAGTagtagttttatttctgttttcatctttgCTTAACCGGAACTTGTAAGAGATCTCCCACATTTACaaaattccaaaaccaggataaTTAAGAATTCTCATGGTAAACGAGACCCAAAGCCCTTTTAACTAGTTTCAGTGAGATATGGAAGATCCAGCTTTAGCTGACAAGTGCTTAATCACTGATCCCCATGCAGATTTTAACGTCACAGGCACAActgtaagaaaaacaaggaTGATGTGCTGCAGGCTTTCACGCAAACGACTTTTCTTAAATTCTCAACTCAGAGTAAGCTTCTACCCAAGGGAAGCAAAAGACTGTTCTTCTCAAAGGTGGGTTATGCTAAGTCATTGCAAGCCCCTGTAGTCGTAGTTAAAAGTCTAAGATGGAAGGAAATACATATCAGCAACCATTCCTGTGGATCACAGCCAGAGCCTACCAAGCAGGGTTTGGGAGCCAAGCTGCTGTGGTTTCACCCCACAGCAGCTTACTCGGAGTCGTTCTGCTGGTGGGAGCTCTGCACACTCAGGAGTCCAGCTGTGCCTCTTGGCAGAGTATTTATGCCACACGAGCAAGACCAGTCGCTGTCAGCCTTTACCAAGTTTTGAAACGTACCCTCCAGAGCCAGGCCTACCATAGGCAGGGGCCAGGACCCCACAGGTTCTCCCTGGTACTCTCTGAGGCCTCGCAGGAGTCACCACTGCCCTTGGTGACCAAGGCCGCTCTGCCTGGCCAGGAGATGGCACATTCAGCCCACAAAGCTGGTGGAATGCCGCAGACCctgttctccagcagcagcaatgccCACAGTGGGTgcgcagccctgcagctgctgctgctcaagaGAGACAGCGGCTGCCCTGCCCAGGCGCCAGACTTCCAGGTCCCCTGCCTCAGGCCGGACAACATCGCTTGTCCCCCCGGGGATTGAGGGGGACGGAGGGAACGGCCTCGCACTGACACCACCGTGTCCTGTTGATGTGGTCCCTGGGCACAGATGGGCCTTTGGCACCTCAGGGGAAGGATGAGCAGTGCCAGGCACCAccaactcatccctcatcctcCAGCCAGCAGGGGAAAGCTTGGTAAAGCCAGCACAGACCTTCTGACCATGTGCCACGCCCACTGCTGCCATCCTGAGGGTGCACAAGCCCACCGCATCGCGATGGAGAAGCTGATGGCGACGCAATGAGGCAGCAGAGGCTGTGGCAGCTTCTCCCATTTATTCATTCCGTATGCGCGGCAAGAGTGGGCGCTGCTCATCAGtgggcagcagctcctcagtgGGCAGCAGCTCATAGGTGAcacagagggaagagaagagacagccCAGGAAGGACACCAGGCTGGCGAAGTACATGGCGCCGCTGGCACTGCCCACGGCCGCCGTCAGTGGCCCCATGGCCAGGGCCACGAGGATCTGCGCCAGGAAGTACTGGCAGCTCAGCAGGGAGATGTCAACGCCCATCCCACGACGGGTGCCCTCCGCCTGCGAGCCTACAAACTGCAGGGAACCCAGCGTAAGTGGTTGCCACAGGAgcccctctcccttcccaagCCCAGGGCTCACCTCGCAGCTCTGGTAGTAGTCACAGAGCAGGGAGTAGGGCAGCGTGCAGAGCGTGGCAAAGAGGATGCCGTAGGTAGCACACAGTGACAGCAGCAAATAGACGTTTCTGGAGAGCGTGgccagccctgtgcccagcCCAAAGGCCAAATACGCCACAAAGTACAGTGTCCGTGCACTGAACCgctcctccagcttctccagcatGGCTGCAAGACAACAGTATGGCATTCGGGGTGAACTGCTGCTAGCCGGTCAGTGGGCCCGACGGGTGCACCTTTGGGCCCCGCAGCACAGTCATTGGGCAGCCACATCTCAGCGGCAACCGTTATACCTTTGAGTAACTAGGGGCTCACAAGTGAGTGCCAAAAACCCCCTTCCAAATCCCCCTGCCACCATGCAGCCTTGCTGCCCTACCTGTGTGGCgggcacagcaga
This genomic interval from Columba livia isolate bColLiv1 breed racing homer chromosome 21, bColLiv1.pat.W.v2, whole genome shotgun sequence contains the following:
- the MRPS16 gene encoding small ribosomal subunit protein bS16m, giving the protein MVQLGSPLLRAYRGGHVVIRLALGGCTNRPFFRIVAAHSRRARDGKYLEQLGCLDPLPNAHGERVAGLNLERLRHWLGCGAQLSRPAEKLLGLAGFLPLHPMTVTGAERLRRRRAQEAPTAPADGSPGPGAAR